One window of Triticum dicoccoides isolate Atlit2015 ecotype Zavitan chromosome 5A, WEW_v2.0, whole genome shotgun sequence genomic DNA carries:
- the LOC119304172 gene encoding UDP-galactose/UDP-glucose transporter 2-like isoform X2, which yields MTTGGNGEEQQGRRLFGVSLTDRPVWQQFLICSSGFFFGYLVNGICEEYVYNRLQFSYGWYFTFVQGFVYLGLIRLQGFTVKHMVNPWRTYVRLSAVLMGSNGLTKGSLAFLNYPAQIMFKSTKVLPVMIMGAFIPGLRRKYPFHEYVSAVMLVIGLILFTLADAQTSPNFSMIGVAMVSSALIMDAFLGNLQEAIFKMNPDTTQMEMLFCSTVVGLPFLAVPMVLTGELTTAWSACSQHLYVYAVLVFEAMATFVGQVSVLSLIALFGAATTAMVTTARKAVTLLLSYLIFTKPMTEQHVTGLLLITMGIVLRLLPEDKEKKGMAERQQAKAQRGEEKRRGDGVEEETSPLV from the exons ATGACCACCGGCGGGAACGGGGAGGAGCAGCAGGGGCGGAGGCTGTTCGGCGTCTCGCTCACGGACAGGCCCGTGTGGCAGCAGTTCCTCATCTGCTCCTCCGGCTTCTTCTTCGGCTACCTCGTCAATGGCATCTGCGAG GAATACGTCTACAACCGGCTCCAGTTCAG ctATGGGTGGTACTTCACGTTCGTGCAGGGCTTCGTGTACCTGGGGCTGATCCGGCTGCAGGGGTTCACGGTGAAGCACATGGTGAACCCGTGGCGGACCTACGTGCGCCTCTCCGCCGTGCTCATGGGATCCAACGGCCTCACCAAGGGCTCCCTCGCCTTCCTCAACTACCCCGCCCAGATCATGTTCAAGTCCACCAAG GTGTTGCCGGTGATGATAATGGGAGCATTTATCCCAGGATTAAGACGCAAGTACCCGTTCCATGAGTACGTGTCAGCGGTGATGCTCGTCATCGGCCTCATACTTTTCACGCTCGCGGACGCGCAAACGTCGCCTAATTTCAGCATGATCGGTGTGGCCATGGTGTCCAGTGCACTCATCATGGATGCCTTCCTTGGTAACCTGCAGGAAGCCATCTTCAAGATGAACCCAGACACCACACAG ATGGAGATGCTGTTCTGCTCAACTGTTGTTGGCCTGCCTTTCCTCGCTGTGCCAATGGTGTTAACAGGGGAGCTTACGACGGCGTGGAGTGCGTGTTCTCAG CACTTGTACGTGTACGCCGTGTTGGTTTTCGAGGCGATGGCGACGTTCGTCGGGCAGGTGTCTGTGCTGTCCCTCATCGCGCTCTTCGGGGCCGCGACGACGGCCATGGTAACGACGGCGAGGAAGGCGGTGACCCTGCTCCTGTCGTACCTGATATtcacaaagcccatgacggagcagCACGTCACGGGGCTCCTGCTGATCACCATGGGGATCGTGCTGAGGCTCCTGCCGGAGGACAAGGAGAAGAAAGGCATGGCCGAGCGCCAGCAGGCGAAGGCGCAGCGCGGCGAGGAGAAGCGGCGGGGAGACGGAGTAGAGGAGGAGACATCGCCCTTGGTATGA